Proteins from a single region of Clupea harengus chromosome 5, Ch_v2.0.2, whole genome shotgun sequence:
- the slc6a11b gene encoding sodium- and chloride-dependent GABA transporter 3: protein MTAEKTIPITNGKPDDAMDAEASNTNLVKSSDQKVNERGHWNNKIEFILSVAGEIIGLGNVWRFPYLCYKNGGGAFFVPYVIFFICCGIPMFFLETALGQFTSEGGITCWRKVCPLFEGIGYATQVIEGYLNVYYIVILSWAIFYLFNCFTTELPWATCGHEWNTENCVDSRNLSLHNFSLPHATTPVIEFWERRVLKLSSGIESMGKLRWELAGCLLVAWIICYFCIWKGPKSSGKVVYVTATFPYVMLLILLVRGVTLPGAAEGIKYYLYPDMSRLSDPQVWVDAGTQIFFSYAICLGCLTALGSYNPYHNNCYRDCIMLCCLNSGTSFIAGFAIFSVLGFMSYEQGVPIEAVAESGPGLAFIAYPKAVSMMPLSPLWACLFFLMLIFLGLDSQFVCVESLVTAVVDMYPKTFRVGYRRELLILGMSVVSFMIGLIMLTEGGMYVFQLFDSYAASGMCLLFVAIFEAIVIGWIYGSDRFYLNIEDMIGYKPVFFIKWCWKILTPGICTATFLFFLIKYKPLKYNNTYTYPDWGYAIGWMMALSSMVCIPLGMVIQIWKTEGTFSERIKKLTTPSKSLKMRGRPVPKGQYAVTGNDCDAKSKISTITEKETHF from the exons ATGACAGCCGAAAAGACTATTCCCATAACAAATGGAAAACCCGATGATGCCATGGACGCAGAGGCTTCGAATACCAACTTAGTGAAGAGCAGTGACCAAAAAGTGAACGAGAGGGGACACTGGAACAATAAGATTGAGTTTATACTGTCAGTCGCTGGGGAGATTATAGGACTTGGCAACGTGTGGAGGTTCCCATATCTTTGTTACAAAAATGGAGGCG GTGCTTTCTTTGTGCCCTATGTCATCTTCTTCATCTGCTGTGGGATCCCCATGTTCTTCCTGGAGACCGCCCTGGGCCAGTTCACTAGTGAAGGGGGGATCACATGTTGGAGAAAAGTCTGTCCACTGTTTGAGG GAATTGGATATGCAACTCAAGTCATAGAAGGTTATCTGAATGTGTATTATATCGTCATCTTGTCCTGGGCGATCTTCTACCTATTTAACTGCTTCACAACAGAGCTTCCCTGGGCAACATGTGGCCATGAGTGGAACACAG AAAACTGTGTGGACTCTCGGAACTTAAGCCTTCAcaacttctctctcccccatgccaCGACCCCAGTCATTGAGTTTTGGGA ACGGCGTGTGCTCAAACTGTCCAGTGGAATTGAGAGCATGGGGAAGCTGCGCTGGGAGCTCGCTGGCTGTCTGCTAGTGGCATGGATCATCTGCTATTTCTGTATATGGAAGGGGCCCAAATCTAGTGGCAAG GTGGTGTATGTCACTGCCACATTCCCATACGTCATGCTGCTCATCCTGCTCGTCAGAGGAGTCACCCTGCCAGGAGCTGCCGAGGGGATCAAGTACTACCTCTACCCAGACATGTCACGCCTCTCTGACCCACAG gtatgGGTGGATGCAGGAACTCAGATCTTCTTCTCCTATGCCATTTGTCTTGGCTGCCTAACGGCCCTGGGCAGCTACAATCCCTACCACAACAACTGCTACAG AGACTGCATCATGCTGTGCTGCCTGAACAGTGGCACAAGCTTTATCGCTGGTTTTGCCATCTTCTCTGTGCTTGGTTTCATGTCGTATGAGCAGGGGGTGCCAATCGAAGCGGTCGCTGAATCGG GGCCTGGACTGGCTTTCATTGCCTATCCCAAAGCTGTGTCGATGATGCCCTTATCTCCCCTGTGGGCttgcctcttcttcctcatgcTCATCTTCCTGGGTCTGGACAGTCAG tttgtatgtgtggagaGTTTGGTGACAGCTGTGGTGGATATGTACCCCAAGACCTTCCGAGTGGGCTACCGCCGGGAGCTTCTGATCTTGGGCATGTCCGTAGTGTCCTTCATGATCGGATTGATTATGCTGACGGAG GGCGGCATGTATGTGTTCCAGCTGTTTGATTCATATGCGGCCAGTGGAATGTGTCTGCTATTTGTGGCCATCTTTGAGGCCATCGTCATTGGATGGATTTACG GAAGTGACAGATTTTACCTGAATATTGAGGATATGATTGGATACAAGCCAGTCTTTTTCATCAAGTGGTGCTGGAAGATTCTAACTCCTGGGATATGtact gcaaCATTCCTGTTCTTTCTGATCAAGTACAAGCCACTGAAGTACAATAATACGTACACATATCCTGACTGGGGCTACGCCATCGGTTGGATGATGGCGCTCTCCTCCATGGTGTGCATTCCTCTGGGCATGGTTATCCAGATCTGGAAGACAGAAGGCACTTTCTCAGAG CGTATTAAGAAACTGACCACCCCAAGCAAATCCCTGAAGATGCGGGGAAGGCCTGTGCCCAAAGGCCAATATGCTGTGACTGGGAATGACTGTGATGCCAAATCCAAGATCTCAACCATCACCGAGAAGGAGACCCACTTTTGA